A window of Streptomyces broussonetiae genomic DNA:
TTCCCGGCGGCGAACTCCGCGTCCAGCGCCTCGCGGACCGGCTTGGGGACCTCCGTGCAGCGTTCCAGTACCGTCTCCGGAGCGCCCTTGGTGACGAGCAGGGTGTCACCGGCGGGATCGGTGACGGTGACGGAGACCATCCGCCGCTCATGGTCGAAGGGCAGGACGCCGGTCCGGTTCCAGCCGCTGAGCACCGGACGCTGGGCGGCGGCGGCCGGTGAGTCCCACAGGGCGTCGTCGAGGGGGTTTCCGCCCACCGGCCTGCCTTGGCCGTCCACGTCCGATTCGGTGCACAGCAGTCCCCGGTGCAGAACTTCCTCCGCCGAGGTGCCGGGGACGGGTACGGCTCGCATGAAGTCAATGCGGCCCTGGGTGAGGGTTCCGGTCTTGTCGGTGAACAGCACATCGACGTCACCGAGGTCCTCGATGCACACCAGCCGCTTGACCAGTACCTTGCGCCGGCTCATGCGCCGGGAGCCGGCGGCGAGGCTGGTGGAGACGACCGCGGGCAGCAGTTGCGGGGTGATGCCGACCGCGATGGCAAGGGAGAACAGCAGGGCGTCGATCAGCGGCTTGTGCAGTGCGACGTTGATGATGAAGATCGACGTGGTCAGTGCCCCGGCGACGTAGACCAGGAACATGGAGAAGCGGCGCAGTCCCACCTGGAACTCGGTCTCCAGCTGATGTCCGCTCAGGCCGGCGGCGATCTTCCCGAACTCGGCCTCGGCGCCGGTGGCGACCACGACACCGCGGCCACTTCCGGAGTGCACCACCGTGCCCATCAGGGCGCAGCCGGACAGGTCCGCCAGCGCCGTGCCGGCCGGCACGGCAGCGGTGTCCTTCGCGACCGGCAACGACTCGCCGGTGAGCACCGACTCGCTGCACTCGAGCCCAGCTGTCTGAAGCAGCCGCAGATCCGCCGGCACGATGTCGCCGAGCCGCAGCTCGACCACATCACCGGGGACCAGGGTGCTGACCTCCACCTCCTGTGGTCGTCCGTCGCGCAGCACGACCACGCGGTGCCGGATCTTCGCGTGCAGCGACTGGGCGGTCTTCTCCGCCCGGAACTCGTTGACGAAACCAAGGCCGACGGAGAGCGCGACGATCACCGCGATGATCACGGCGTCGCTGCGCTCCCCGACGAAGTACGACACTACGGCCGCGGCCAGGAGCAGGCCGAGCAGCGGGGACCGCAGCTGATGCCACAGCACCAGCCACGCCCGAGCTCGGTGTGAGTGGACGGCGTTCGGGCCCCAGCGCTTCAGCCGTCGTGCTGCCTCCTCCGACGACAGGCCGCCTTCCGGCACCTGGAGATCACGGAGTACCTGCGCGGTGGGCAGGGCGGCCGCCGAGACGGCACGCCCCCCGGCCATCGGCCTCGCCCCGACAGTGGTCACCATCAGCGCCCACCGCCCGGGCGTCTGCGCCTCCACACAGGCGAACACGTCCGCGCACGGCCGGACGAACGTCCGGCAGCGCTGAGCGGACGGGGGGACGGGCCCGCACACGGATCACCTGACAGCGGCCTCACCATCTCACCTTCCACCTTTGGCCGCCGCGCCCCAATGGGCCTTTGGGCCCTGTCTCCGCTGCCCACTGTGCGGCCTGCTTCGGTCAAGCGGTGTGATGGCCATGAGACCGCCCGACGAGTGAGGCCGCCCGCTGGACGACGGCCCATCCCGGCGGTCGCCATCCGGTGGGCGCGACGCCCGGCCGATGGCGGGGAACCCATACCCGAAGCGTCCGGGGACTGATCCGGCACCGCACGGGAGCGCGCAGGGTGACGGCTTCGCCGTCCAGCCCGACGGGGACGACCGGGGGGTCGGCGTGAATGACGACGTCGTCGGGTGTCGCCAGACGGGTCAGTCCCTGCATCTGCCCGCTTCGCAGCCTGGCGGCCGTCTCTGCGGGCGTCTCCGCCCTGGCGGCCAGTACTCCCAGGAGTCCGGAGTCGAGCTGCGCACGCCTGTCGAGCCCGGCCGGGTCATCGATCTGGTAGGGGTTGTTGCTCACCAGTACGGCGTCCGGCCGGTCCACGGTGAGCAGCCCTGTGCGTACCACCAGCTCCGGACCCTGGTGGCGGGCCAGGAATTCCGGGAGGATCCGTACCATCGTGCCGATCTTGTCCTCCCGGTAGGCGGGGTCCTGCACCAGGGCGGCGTACGCTCCGAACGACACGTTGTTGACGAATGCCCGCTCGCCTGCGTACCCGAGGTCCACGCGCAGCTCGACGCCGTCCCTGAGTGCCTCCAGCGCGGCCGAAGGGTCCTCACGGTCCAGACCGAGATCCATCGCGAAGTGGTTGCGGGTACCCGCCGGAACGACGACGAAGGGCAGGCCGCTTTCCGCGGCCACCTCGGCGACGAGTGCCTGTGTGCCGTCTCCACCCGCCACCCCGAGCAGATCCGCACCGTCGTCCACGGCGCGTCGCGCGACAGCCGCCAGGTCCTGGGGCAGGGAATGATCGATCAGGAAAACCTGCGCTCCGAACGCACGGGCGCGTTCTGCGATCCGGAACCGGCTCGCCTTCCCTCCCCCTGAACGCGGGTTCACGATCAGATAGGGCCGACGCGCGCCGGTCGCCGGTCGCGACGCGTTCTCAGTCACGGCATGTACCGGCAAGCCGCATGCACCAGCCCGGCGCACATCACAGGCGACAGCAGGGCTGCCCCGATCACATCCGCATCCGACGGCGCCGTCCCCCACCGGGCCGACGCTCCGGCGATCCCACGTGTGGCCACCGCCACCATGACACTTCCTTCGACAGTTGCGGCCTACGGCACCAGCTTGCTGTGTGGCCTGAGCATCCGCACCTGGGACGTGCCTGGTCGACCCGCCACCCCCGTCAAGTCCACCGTGCACGGACCGATCCCCGGGGCACCAGGTGGGCGTATTCCTTCCCCCGACCTTCGCCGGCACTGCGGTGAAGGCGCACGCTTTGGTGAGGGTCCCCAGCTCTCTCGCGCCTACGCGCGCGGGCTGTACGGGTTCCTGCGCGAACTCGACCAGCAGGGATGGGACATCGTCGCCTCCCTGCCGACGGAGGAGGGACTGGGACTGGCGATCGTCAACCGGCTTCGCCGCGCCGCGGGGCCACGGTCCACCGCGTGACCGGCGCCGGGCGCCGTGCTCTCACTGCTCTTGGAGACGGGCCGGGGCGGGTTGGGGACGGGTTCGGCTGAGCAGCCACCGTTCTGGCAGGCCGGGCACAGCTCGCGCCGCCTGTGGTCGGTGACGACCGTTCCTCGTCCCCGGCACACTTCGCAGCCCGCAGCCCGCAGCCCGCAGCCCGCAGCCCGCAGCCCGCAGCCCGCGGCCCACGCCAGATCAGGGCGGGGGACGGTGCTGGGCGCGTGCCTCATCCGACGCATACAGGCGTGTCCTGCGGCCGCGGCACATCACTCTGGGCAGCCGCGGCGCGGCTCTGGCCGGGGTGGTCAGGACGCGGTGGGGACCGCCACGTCGAGGCCGCGAGCTGCGACGAGCTCTGCACTGCCGTCGGCTAGGCGGTAGCACAGGCCCACCACGGCGGCCTGGTCGACGGCGACCTTCTCGGCGAGGACTCGGGAGCGGTCCAGCAGCAGGTCGACGGTGTGCCTTATGTGTTTGGCCAGGACCTCCTGCGGCTCGACGCGCCCGGCGGCCCGTGCGGCCAGCACGCTGGGGGCCACCCGCTCCACGACGTCCCGGACGTATCCGGCCGGTGTCATGCCGTCCTCCAGAGCGGCGCAGGCCGCGCCGACCGCGCCGCACGAGTCGTGCCCGAGGACTACGACCAGCGGGCAGCCCAGCACGTCCACGCCGAACTCGATGCTGCCCAGCACCTCCGGGCCCATGACGTGGCCAGCAGTGCGCACCACGAACAGGTCGCCCAGGCCGCGGTCAAAGATGATCTCCGTCCGCGCCGTGCCCGGACATCCTGACAGCGCATCCCGGCAGCAGATCCCTCTGAGCGCCGACAGCTGTACCGGTCAAGGAAGCACCGACTCAGTCGGAGGCGGCGGAGCTGGTGTCGGTGAGGGCGTCGAGTCGGGCGGCGAGGTCGGGGTGGAGATGTGTCAGGTAGGGGCGAGTGGCGTTCAGGGGGCTGACGAGGGCGGCGGGATCGTCCTGGGCGAGGGCCGTGTCGAGCTGGCTGACGGGGCCGCGGGCGGCGGCGGGGAGTTGGGTGAGGGCGGTGATCTGGCCGGCGATGCGGCGCAGGTCGGCGGCGTTGTTTCGGGCCCAGGCGGTGAGGGCGCGGTCGGCGGCGCGGCGTTCGCGGGTCGCCTGGACGCGTTGTTCGCCGGTGGTGCCGGTGGGGCCGGGCCGGCCTCGCAGGTAGCGGCGTTCGGCGGCCTGGCGGCTGGCGACGCCGAGCGGGTGGGCGAGGTCGGCCCAGCTGGCGCCCGCGGCGCGGGCTGTTTCGATCAGGCCGTTCTCCCAGCCGGCGAGCTGCTCGCGAACCTGCCGCAGCAGCAGCAGCGAGGCCAGGGCCTGCTCCGGGTCGGGGCCGGTATCAGGGGCCTCGGAGGTCTCTTGCCGGGCAGCGTGCAGAGCGTCGTCTATGGCGTGCAAGGCCGCGTCGGCGGCGAGGAACGAGGCCGGGCTGCGGCCGTCGGTGCTGGAAGAGGCCGGGTGGTCGGCTGCTGCCATGGGCACCTCCTTCAAGCGTGTCGTCCGTTCGATGACATCGTGTTTGTCATCCATTGGATGACATGTTACAACGGTTTCAGTGAAGCGCATTGGCAGCAACTGCCCGAACCTTCTGGAGGTGTTTCACGATGTTGATGCGCACCGACCCCTTCCGTGAACTCGACCGGCTGGCTCAGCAGATGATGGGTCCGGGCACCTGGTCGCGGCCGTCCGCGATGGCGATGGACGCCTACCGCGAGGGTGACGAGTACGTGGTGGCCTTCGACCTGCCGGGCGTCAGCTCCGAGGCGATCGACATCGACGTCGAGCGGAACATGCTGACCGTCAAGGCCGAGCGCCGGCCGGTGGCGAAGGGCG
This region includes:
- a CDS encoding Hsp20/alpha crystallin family protein: MLMRTDPFRELDRLAQQMMGPGTWSRPSAMAMDAYREGDEYVVAFDLPGVSSEAIDIDVERNMLTVKAERRPVAKGDDVQMELSERPLGVFSRQIVLADTLDTEHITADYDAGVLTLRIPIAERAKPRKISIGVGSGRKEISG
- a CDS encoding diacylglycerol/lipid kinase family protein is translated as MTENASRPATGARRPYLIVNPRSGGGKASRFRIAERARAFGAQVFLIDHSLPQDLAAVARRAVDDGADLLGVAGGDGTQALVAEVAAESGLPFVVVPAGTRNHFAMDLGLDREDPSAALEALRDGVELRVDLGYAGERAFVNNVSFGAYAALVQDPAYREDKIGTMVRILPEFLARHQGPELVVRTGLLTVDRPDAVLVSNNPYQIDDPAGLDRRAQLDSGLLGVLAARAETPAETAARLRSGQMQGLTRLATPDDVVIHADPPVVPVGLDGEAVTLRAPVRCRISPRTLRVWVPRHRPGVAPTGWRPPGWAVVQRAASLVGRSHGHHTA
- the mgtA gene encoding magnesium-translocating P-type ATPase, giving the protein MVTTVGARPMAGGRAVSAAALPTAQVLRDLQVPEGGLSSEEAARRLKRWGPNAVHSHRARAWLVLWHQLRSPLLGLLLAAAVVSYFVGERSDAVIIAVIVALSVGLGFVNEFRAEKTAQSLHAKIRHRVVVLRDGRPQEVEVSTLVPGDVVELRLGDIVPADLRLLQTAGLECSESVLTGESLPVAKDTAAVPAGTALADLSGCALMGTVVHSGSGRGVVVATGAEAEFGKIAAGLSGHQLETEFQVGLRRFSMFLVYVAGALTTSIFIINVALHKPLIDALLFSLAIAVGITPQLLPAVVSTSLAAGSRRMSRRKVLVKRLVCIEDLGDVDVLFTDKTGTLTQGRIDFMRAVPVPGTSAEEVLHRGLLCTESDVDGQGRPVGGNPLDDALWDSPAAAAQRPVLSGWNRTGVLPFDHERRMVSVTVTDPAGDTLLVTKGAPETVLERCTEVPKPVREALDAEFAAGNRVVAVATRPAHLATALSAADERDLRLAGLLVFLDPPKPDAAEALGQLDALGITTKIVTGDNPTVAAKVCQDLGLTDAAMLTGTDLDAMDDERLTAAIRDTTVFARVSPEHKARIVRIQRKTGGDVAFLGDGVNDALALHAADVGVSVDSATDVAKDAADVILLEKDLGVLADGVAEGRRIFANTIKYVLMGTSSNFGNMFSAAGASLFLPFLPMLPSQILLNNLLYDTSQLAIPTDEVDEEQVRRPAHWDIAFIRRFMICFGPISSLFDFVTFAVMLGVFHADAAQFHTGWFVESLATQTLVIFAIRTRRIPFWRSRPSLPLTLTVLGVVALGAALPATPLADVLGFQPLPTAFFAAVAVMVVVYLLLVELGKRIFYRTTGPRGRPEPAPGHRHLRRRAARFSTVTRLPHRQALRRPPVKGPHPTGTTVSPHSPVPRTPSA
- a CDS encoding type III effector protein, which codes for MAAADHPASSSTDGRSPASFLAADAALHAIDDALHAARQETSEAPDTGPDPEQALASLLLLRQVREQLAGWENGLIETARAAGASWADLAHPLGVASRQAAERRYLRGRPGPTGTTGEQRVQATRERRAADRALTAWARNNAADLRRIAGQITALTQLPAAARGPVSQLDTALAQDDPAALVSPLNATRPYLTHLHPDLAARLDALTDTSSAASD